The Vicia villosa cultivar HV-30 ecotype Madison, WI linkage group LG1, Vvil1.0, whole genome shotgun sequence genome includes a region encoding these proteins:
- the LOC131616468 gene encoding uncharacterized protein LOC131616468 gives MKDFPSCFGENAVQVSDSSSSNSSKTAQNLVICVYQCSIRGRSCLITITWSKSLMGQGFSVGIDDSSNNQCLCKVDIKPWVFSKRKGCKSLEAYCCKIDVYWDLSSARFGVGPEPLEGFFVGVVVDKQMVLLLGDLRKEAFKKSNAVPLPLKAVFVAKKEHVFGKKLFGNKVVFCDNGKVHDLVIECDTSTAKDPCLIIRLDSKTVMQVKRLKWKFRGNYTILVDGFEVEVYWDVYNWLFGSSIGNAVFMFRTCLSHDKIWNAQPVSDANVLQWSFSQRFSESKLPQGLGFSHVLYAWKNE, from the coding sequence atgaaggatTTCCCATCTTGTTTTGGGGAAAATGCAGTTCAGGTTTCAGATTCATCCTCTTCAAATTCAAGCAAAACAGCTCAGAATCTTGTGATTTGTGTCTACCAATGTTCAATTAGAGGTAGATCTTGCTTAATTACAATCACATGGAGTAAAAGTTTAATGGGTCAAGGGTTTAGTGTTGGGATTGATGATTCTTCAAATAATCAGTGTTTGTGTAAAGTTGATATAAAGCCTTGGGTTTTTTCCAAGAGGAAGGGTTGTAAGAGTTTGGAAGCTTATTGTTGTAAGATTGATGTGTATTGGGATCTTTCTTCAGCTAGATTTGGTGTTGGGCCAGAACCATTGGAGGGTTTTTTTGTAGGAGTAGTTGTTGATAAACAAATGGTGCTTCTTCTTGGTGATTTGAGGAAGGAAgcttttaagaaatctaatgcTGTTCCTTTACCTTTGAAAGCTGTTTTTGTTGCTAAGAAGGAACATGTTTTTGGTAAGAAGTTGTTTGGTAACAAGGTTGTGTTTTGTGATAATGGTAAAGTTcatgatcttgttattgagtGTGATACTTCCACTGCTAAGGATCCTTGTCTGATAATTCGGTTAGATAGTAAGACTGTGATGCAGGTGAAGAGGTTGAAGTGGAAGTTTAGAGGAAACTATACTATACTTGTGGATGGATTTGAAGTTGAGGTTTATTGGGATGTTTATAATTGGCTTTTTGGTAGTTCTATTGGAAATGCTGTTTTCATGTTTAGAACATGTTTGTCTCATGATAAGATTTGGAATGCTCAACCTGTTTCGGATGCGAATGTTTTGCAGTGGTCTTTCTCTCAGAGGTTTTCTGAGTCCAAATTGCCACAAGGTCTTGGTTTCTCTCATGTTTTGTATGCTTGGAAGAACGAGTAG